AGAATGGAGGAAACAAGAAACCATTCGTATTGAGAAGGAACATAGTTTTTGGGCTAATGAGAGGGCATGGATAGAAACACGCGATGCTGCTTTAATGGAGGCTGTGAACAAGCTAAGTGGTAAAGATTTGAAGAGTACTAGTAGTAATCCGCGTAGTCTTGATGAAGAAATGGTTGAAATTCATAACAGAAACGGAGATGTAACAGACAGTCTGAAAGATGATGTTGACCAGCACTGGCCTGATAGTGAAATTACTAGGTTAATACAACTTAGGACTAGCATGGAATCAAGATTTCAACAATTGGgaatttcatcatcaataaaTGATCATGATCATGATCATGATCATGATAATGATAATAGTAATAATCATGATCATGTATTATGGGAAGAGATAAGTGCAAAAATGGCCATTTTGGGATATGATAAAAGTGCTACAATGTGCAAGAAAAGATGGGGTAGCATTAATAGTTACCTAATGAAGTgcaacaagaaaagaaaagatcaaAATTCAACAAGTTTGTTATGTTACAATAGTAATATACAAATCAACAATCAATATTATGAAGCTGATGGATCATCATGTTTTAGGTACTTAATGGGAGATCATCATCAAAACTTATGAGAAAATTATGAATGGAAATTAAGCAAAGGTGCTGGTGATGGTGCTGGTGATGGTGCTGACGATAATTGATGATGTGTCACAACAAGTACAACAAGACAacttgtaagtttttttttttcttaaaaaaaataaagattggTTGACATGAAGTTATTTGTCTTGGGTTGCTAACTGTTTTCATGGAACATATAATTGATTTGAAGTTAACTTTGTCCTAGCTAGGAGGTTGATCAATTTGGCTAcctaattttactatttttatgagatgttctatttatattttgtatttaaattaagtaATGGATTGATGTGGTAATTATTCTCTTCAATTTGCTAATTTTCTTGAAgtgttttgattatttttttgcaaTACAATGTTATCCTTTCTTAATTTGGAGGTATTTtcagaatttgaaattttaggaGTCGAGTAGTGGTCTGTGGATTATTAAATATTGCATTATTTTATAGGGCGTTGGGGATCAGAAATAGTTGGTGATAAGAATGTATTTGatataaaggaaaatattaaatgacaaaaaaaatactcTTTTCGCTTATATTGttcttcatttttctatttgaaatacaagattttgaattttagtGTGTTGGATGGTGACAAAATTTTTATCTGACAAATATATTGCAGAAAATATTATTCATCTTATCGAACATGTTGTAAGTGTTTGATTATCTGTGCAATACAATGTTATTCTTTCTTAATTTGGAGGTGTTTCATTTGTGgaatttgacattttaaaaGTTCGATAGGATGTCGTGGAACGGAAATAGTAGGTGACTAAGGGTGTATTTGAtacgaagaaaaatattaaatagagaaatattttctcttatatAGTTCTCCAATATtccatttaaaatataaaatgttgaaattttagagCGTTGGATGGTAACAaagttttaatttgaaaaatgttttttattaaatatttttcgtCATATTGAACATGTCCTAAGTTAGCATTTTTCAGAATAATGTTTACTTTTTATAAATAGGGAGATATGTTAAAACAAGTATAACCATTAGCTCTTGGTTggtaatatttcttttcaaattatgaacgtttttattatttaaaagacGATATAATATTAAATTCGAAAGACATGATTTTCAGTATGCATCTAAAAAGAGTTGAGTTTGTCTCATAAAACCATGTGAATTTGGGCTGTTTTCAACTAAGATTTCACATcgaatatataaaacatattttagGATATTGTAGCAAATGATTtcgtttttgtaaaaatatattctttaatcAACCTTTCGTTCATGAAAAAGATGATGTGATTATATTCCACTCAAGTAATTTTACTAtacttttcttattttgtcTGCCATTAACTGACGCGAATAGTAAAATAACAGCTCATGAAAAGATATTTAAATCACATTTTATGATCCTCAAATAAGCACTTTATGAGTAATCTATTATAAATTTTGTACTTGAGAATTTTCaagattataataataatttagataCATAGAATATGGACACCATCCTACAAATGTTACATTGTGGTACTTGAAGAATAGCATAGCCTTAAACACAATGTGTAggaataatttcaaattatatcttAAACATGAAGGaccttaatttcttttaattaaattgaaatcaTCATTGTTGAAGGAcaatatttcattaataaaatgaaatttttggcAAACTAATCCACATTCGTAATGTGGATTACTGTTTAACTCAGTAGACCTGTCATACTTATCTTATCTTGTCTGCCACTAATTATTAAAACGCGATATTTTATCTTGAAATAAGTTTTTCCCCCCTCAAAATTGCATCTTAGGATAACCCTccacccaccccacccccaNAAATAATGCACTAAATATATGCAATAACAAGAATCATTAAAAGTTTAATTCTCAAAATATGCAGAAAAATTGAGACTTTAAtgcaattaattaatgagttctCTGAACTTGTCTTGATTACATAGCTGCTACCACTACCACTGGCAAAAACCATAAATTGGGAATAAATAAGacttgattttcatttttttctatcaATATGCTAAATCCCAAAGTCAATTGTTATATATTTGGATCAACCAAAGGGAAGAAAAGATTGTTATGTAGGAAAAAGATTAGTTATATAAAGCTTTTGTaatttatttcttgtttttatgtCCAGTTGTAAGCGAATTGTTTAAATTCTGCTTCTATAAGCTCGATCGGATGATCAGTTTCgagtttaaattattaaaaaaaagacttgTGACTTATGATAGATTATTTGTTgagaaatttaatatatatatatatatatatatataataaactgTGAATCAAGTAACATAAATAGCTTGTGAGTGTGGTGATAAATTTTGAGACATACAATTGTCAAAACCCTTAAACTATAGGTGATTCTAGGAGGGATNNNNNNNNNNNNNNNNNNNNNNNNNNNNNNNNNNNNNNNNNNNNNNNNNNNNNNNNNNNNNNNNNNNNNNNNNNNNNNNNNNNNNNNNNNNNNNNNNNNNNNNNNNNNNNNNNNNNNNNNNNNNNNNNNNNNNNNNNNNNNNNNNNNNNNNNNNNNNNNNNNNNNNNNNNNNNNNNNNNNNNNNNNGGGTGGCTTACAATcgtcaataaataaaaattaaattcactATAGATAAATAACatgatatttattatatttatgtatatataatataataaacaataaacattgaatttacttgattaatatgtttatttctttttattttgaattccttaagaggtaatttcaatcttttttattgtttgatagttaaaaaaatattttacactaTGGTATGTTATGTGTTCTATTATAATGTTAAAGAGTACTGAAACACTTGAAATAGCAAAGgtgatatattaatttttttccagaAGTATTCTCTAAATATTTCCTGTTTCATGTATCGTGTATCGTGTTATTATCTTTCAGTTCTCTCTAGTTTTTAATTCCAACATCAATATACTCGGTATATATCAGCTTTTGGAATTAAAAGATAGCGTATATGTAATTTGACCTCTAGCTTACATAGATATCGATATTACTTTCGATTGAcaatcaatttaaataaaacatatcaaaatggacaaaaaaaagaatacaataatataaaagtTATGATGATAGAACTCTTGAAACTCAAATTCACTCAAAGTATAACGATCTGATTAAATTTGATTCACTCTAAAAGGTCTTTTACTGAGGTTAAAGAAAACTCAAGATAATGTTTTACATAAGATACAAatctaaattaaaaattaaaaaataacttcttATTCAATCgtaacctttttttttccagaattgtaaaaagaaaaaaaatatttttttatataaaaaaaagggaaaaagcaCAAGTACCTCCCaaacctatgcctgaaatcccagggacacacttatactatactaaggtcctattacctccctgaacttattttataagtaattttctacccctttttagcctacgtagcactagtttgaaaaaaaaaagtcaaccatcgttgggcccaccagatagtgccacgtaggctaaaaaggggtaaaaaaatattaataaaataagttcagagggaTAATCGGACcgtagtatagtataagtgtgtctctaagattttgggcataggttgagggggtatttgggcattatccctaaaaaaaaaaaaaaagttgtgatGTATGATGATAGAATTTGATATGACTAGTAACTGAGATCACAAAGCTATGTACTTGTTTAGTTTTCACTTTCAAATATCCTAATTTAGAAAATCTGACCATGTATTTTACTTTAAAGTATGTTCTCTTTATAACTAAGAATGGTATAACACAAATTTTTTCAGACTTTATTATATAACTTTTCAGAGATTGttggaaaaataaatatttatattattagcatattatatatatgcttCAATAAATGTACTGTTCAACAACAAAGTAACACAGGTTGATGACGTTTTATGACATAAATGCTTTTTAAGTAATTTTCTGAAATTATCAAATGACAACTTAATAATTAGTTGACCAACCCTTCCAACAACTACAATGCATAAATGTAATTTCACAAGCTAAAGTATCGAGAGAATAAAGtgtatgtaaattttatatttaattcgTGAAGATAGATTAAAAATAGTTTGGAACGaatgaatacaataataaagaaaatatgacGATATCGATTAATACAGACATAGattagtaattttaatgttatatggTACAAATATCAAAAGACAAGAAATTACGTGAATAAAGCTAATACTATGAGGTATAGTAGAATATTAGTACGTAATTGAGTATTGTTTCACTTTTCAATAAAATTGTGTTTGGTGATAATCTGGAGTGTTAATATCGCATATATCATAACTAAGATCATATTCtcagtaaaaaaataaataaaaatttaccaACTTTCAGAACTTATGTTATGCAGCATGGTTGGTACCGTGGaagttaataattttcatttatatttgattagtgaattaaatatattttttaagaatatatatacattaaatattaatattagttaTACTAGCAAATCAAAAAAAATGCTTTGATGGAATTTAGAGTAAGAAAGATTAATGATGTTGATTGAGTAttacttagaaaaagtatatatatatatatatattctaatgaaattaaatttcactcaaaaaatgattttattaataatacaCTTAACTATATCTATCATCGTATTGATATAAGAAAAGTTGTAACTAAAGTATTTTGTGTGTACTTCTAAATCTCGTGTAAGAGCTTCGAAAGGCCAATATATGTTTATTAACCATATATGTTTTTTAGTttcgaaatttttttttttcaaactttagCTCTTAAAATAGATAcacttgattataaattagtGAAACAACATATTTGaaacatattaaataattaagaactCAATTTCTCCGGATATTACGGGTCTTAAATCATTCGATTATCTAATTTGCAAAATATGTATAACGCGTATACCTAATGTATAAGTTAtataagtgtatatattgtgtatatattgtgtatatttCGAACATGTTGATAAACTAATGACGCGAACGATATACATTGCTGAAGTTCCTGTATATTAGAACTTCACATGGATTTGGGCTTTACCCATTCTTCCTCTTGTAAAAGGCTGTTGGGCCTGTGTTAAACAAATGGATTTACTATATATGGGCTTTGTTACTTTAAGTTTAAATATGGGCCTTGTATAaataggttattagtttgctattatatacaattttcccttaagAAAAAGAGGACCTATCTCTTTTCCGTACCAATCCTTATTTACTATACATCGTAATACGTAAACCTACGTTGCACTTCACTTCGAattttgaatattgattgacgtgattttgtttgtttttaaattcGGTAGGTTTATCATAAACGATCTGGTAATCAATGCTCACTATATTTGTTACGACTAATGTGATTgttcttaatttaaaattcaactAACCCTCATAATTCCTTGTCTCgttaaaatttaaacttgaaaactCATAATTTTCGTAATCTTGTATAACAAACCAAGAACACCAAcccaaaagagagaaaaaacatAACTTAGAAAAAGGATTTAAAACTTTACACCTAACCCCACAAATATCACATGATAGATAagttggtaaaaaaaataagtcaaatgtAAGCAAACAAACAACCCCACATGTAGAATACTACATTTCACATTAAAAAATTGGGAccaatgaatcatataaagtaCAGACCATAAGTTTAAAAAGCCAAAAGATAATATTCCATTTAATAAATCATATCCCAAAAACTGTTACATGAAGATGTCACAAAGCCAATATTGTTTACTCATAAGTTTTTTATTaaacgaaaaattaaaaaaaaaaagaaagccTTACACATTATGTCCACATATAAGACATTTTTGTAAAACCATATTGTCACATTCTCATTTTCAAAAcagaaatcaaagaaaaaacataaaactaaaAACTTTGTTGATCTTAGTACTTGTAGTCCTTAACATGAAGGCTCTCGGAAGCGCCCTCGCTTAAGTTAGAAGCTCCGGCATACTTTCCGAGTGTAGCCTCGGAGTTGGCCTTGCACCTGGTGAGGAATGCAGCTTGTGCTTTCTGaacattctcttcttttccgccCCACGCCTTGAGGGTACTCTGCTGGAGAGCACGTCCGAAGGAAAAGGAAAGCGACCATGGCTTCTTGGTTTGAAGCTTGTTCATGGCGTTGAGGTTGACGGTGGCTTCCTCTTCACTCTGACCACCAGACAAGAACACCACAGCGGGAACAGCAGGTGGCATTGTGCGTTGCAGAGCACGGACTGTGTACTCAGCGATCACTTCTGGTGCAACCTTGGGGGATTCAGAACCAGGAGTGACCATGTTAGGCTTCAACAAGGTACCTTCAAGGAGGACATGGTGGTCATTGAGAGCCTTGTAGCAAGCAGCAAGAACGCGCTCGGTAACATCAGCGCACTTTTTAATGTCATGGGCTCCGTCGACAAGGATCTCGGGCTCAACAATGGGTACAAGACCATTCTGCTGGCAAATAATGGCGTATCTTGCAAGGCCATTGGCGTTGTCATTGATGGCGAGCTGAGATGGCTCATTGGCACCAATCTTCAACACGGCACGCCATTTGGCGAACCTAGCACCAGCCTCGTAGTACTTCTGGCAACGTTCTGCGAGACCATCAAGACCTTGAGTGGTGGTCTCACCATCGGTCCCGGGGAGTTCAACGGTACCCTTGTCAACCTTAATACCGGGAAGGACTCCAGCTTCCTTCATGACTTCAACGAAAGGCTTGCCTGCCACCAATATCAGATCATCAATGTAAtgctactactactactactactaatcCTGCACCTCAATCCTAAACAAATTGGGATCAGTCATAAACGTAAACGAGCTCGAGTCTACCCTTGAACTCAACAATCAAATAAAACGATTATCAATGCTAACAAATCAAGTTCTTCAAAACATACCAGCAGCAGTCTTCTGGTAAAGTGTCTCCTCGAACAAGATAACACCGCTAAGGTACTGAAGACAACCAGGGGTGCAAAAGAGAAGCTCGCGGAGAGCCCTCCTGTTTGATTCTACATTCTCGACATTGATGCTCGAGAGACGCTTTCCGATTGTTCCAGTAGATTCATCAGCAGCAAGGATACCCTTTCCAGGGGTACCAATGTATGTAGCATTCTTAATAAGCTCATCTACAGATAATCAACCATTAATTACCTCTTATCAATCACTAATCACTTCATTATTAAtcggattctccaaaaatatactatttttatagatCTAAATCTAACAAGAATATAGCAACATaaactaaaacataaaacaaaaacatCCAAATCAACAGATTTAATCATGTAACTATACTAATCAAGAACAGTATAGACAAtcaaatcctaaccctaacactaattTTCAAGGACAATTAGTACCATTTGTTaaaaagatttgaactttaaGATCTATAAACTATACACAAATTAAACTAAAACATGAATTAACATGCTACAAACTGACTATCACAAGCTTACATCAGATCCAGACTAAAAATGCAACTAAGAttataaaaaaactcaaaaactatattatgattaataattaaGCAAATAACAATcataaagataaaaacaaacataaagATCTATAAGTGGGACCATGAAAGGGAACCTTTCAAACACAAAgatcaaaactttttttttcttcaagaaagTTTTAGTCTTtacatcaaaacaaaaaataaaaaatacccaACAACCAAGATCCAAAAACAACACAACCCCAGATGACAAAACAACAAGATctatcaaaaaaaatcaaatcttggattaaaaaaatcaagatttgAACAAAGTAAAAGTACTTACCAGCATACTTTCCCTTGTAGCAAGACATGATTCAATAAGCTTAGATTTGAAGAAAGTGAGAGAAGTTTACAGAGAGAATGAGAAAATTGGAAGAGAAAGTTAAGCTTTTATAATACGGCATATAAGGAGTTGGTGGGGGGCTGCAATATCATCGATGTTATCGACCCCTTGTGCACGCAACCAGCGGTTTTTTGTCATTTGACCATTTTACcctcacatatttttttttctcgatTTTTCACTCGGTGTTCGATACACGTTTTTTGAGATGGATTGGATTAGATATGTATCTAGAAAGCTTCGTTATAGAGTGAAATGTTTTCTACGGGAGTGAAAAGTCGACTCTATTTTCAAAGCTCGAGAttgtttcttcatattaaaaataaaaggacaTTTATTATCGACGAACGTTTTTATCCTCGCAcatttttttctcattcttCATTTGGCGTTTGATTATATGATTTAGAAATGGATCGATTTAAATATGTATCGAAAAAGCTTCATATTAGAGgtgaaatattttctattaaaatcGACTctgttttcttttgattaagGATTAAGGAACACTTATaacttatatatacatatatctaaATTGTGTTTTGTAACCAACttaataagtaaaaatgaaatatcttgACGATCCTTAAATTTGATTGAATACTGATTAAAAGTATTTGTATTAACCATTTTTAActcaaattttgaagaaaaaacttcataaagtcgattagttatttaaattttcaatttattatgatattCTTTTAGTTTAGAGTTTGATTTTTTACCTTATAATTTCTTCTATCTTATAATTTTCTCCGCCCTTgtgtcattaaaaaaataacttccCATTTGATTTCTGATATTTATATTGGAGTCCTATTAAATTTGAAATCGCACTAAAAAGTCTCACAATTGAATAAAATGCTCCTTGACAAAGAGAATTTTATATTCAAGAAAACTCAAACCCGAGATCTCTTAATTAACGATAAAAGAGTACCTACTGCTCCATCTGAGTAATTAATGACAAAGTTAAGGGTAGTATTacctaaaattttattttattttattttattcaaatatttaaacaattaagAGGGTGGAAAAGGAAATCAAAACAATGGGTAGGAGACAAATGGGTGGTGTTTTTGAGTGAAAACAACTTTAAAAGCCCACAAAAATCATGTGAGGAGAAGAGCAAATTTTGCCATAAAATTAgtctatttttttagtttttgtagTAAAACTAGAAAAAGAGGAGTTAATGGTAAGTAGAAACCAAGTGCTTAGGTccattgttttttctttaactttatGGTCTGGTCAAGTGTCAAAATCTTCACTCATCTAAATAggaaatagataaaaaaaaaagaatctttttaaaaaattactttctGATATTTgataagtaataaaaaatattatctaaaagtaattatgtatatgtaattttaacaaaatattatgtGGGATGAAATGACATGGTGAGTAAAAGTTTGAGGGTGGAATGGTCAAAAAATGGAAATTAAGTGGACGGAGAAGATACGATGAACTTGGAGTGTCATTAATGAAGTttgttttctacttttattagagaaattatttttttcttatacgaaattattttttcagagaaaatatttttcactaatatattaatcaattaaaaatgagaaaattaaaCACACCTTAAATCAACATTGATTCCGTAAAATTGTAAGTCTTTTGAGACAACTCGTTATATGTgattttagtttagttttgttCTCTTTCAATACATTCACCATAAGTTTACATATACATATcgataaatttataaatcaaacgcAAAATATCACTCAACCATCAGAATCGATCCTCAATTTGAACCTTGAGTGAATATGGTCAATTTCgatatttctatattatatgGTCATAAAACcattttgatatttcaaatttttgcaACACTcatgttgtatatatataagattttcCCATCCaaaattcataaacatcatatagtttcatattataattattttttgaacttaCTTTTCACTTTAAGAGGTATTATTATGTCATATAACACTCCATTAATATTTTTCCACTTCAACTAAATTAACCAACTAGTTAAtagtcatatatttttaataactctattttgtatactttttcattagcatcatcaATCATAAATCATGCTTAGCattgaaaaaaaactaaattaacaTTAGAAAATATAAGAGAATATGTAtcttgtattttaaatttttaattacataGCTCATCTTTGTGAATTAGGTATAAAGTTAATAAGTCTTAATCAAGATGATGACATGATGAGCACCAACAAGAATAAAGTGAAACAAATAATACTAAacctttaattttctaaatacaataacatactcaattaagaaaaaaaaattatttattaattaacagACTTTAAAGGgcaatatataaataaataaataattatttttttaaaaaaaaaaaagaagaaggaaaagaccGTTAGAGGAGGGGACCAAagtacaaagaaaaaaaaaagaagatccCATTTCAAAATAGCATATTCCATGTAATTTCGTAAATAAGATTCGAACAGATTAAGATATACGTAAATTAGAGAGGTCATTTCCTATAAATCTCGTCTCGAAAGAGCTCgtaaaatgaaaataagtgcgcatatatatatatgattgctCATCTTCATAAGTTTAGACTTTAAACGATATccaattattttaactttatacgATATACAAGATTATCTTTTTAATAAccattaaattataataaaataaattatactatttttataatataaggCCAACAATTgactctttttctttaatttatttataatgaaaGGCAGAGAACATGTTGGATCTTGAAACTTAATGCTTTGTCATTCTCCATGTTTCTACATATGGAGTTACTAatcactttaatttatttatttcattagaaaaaataataattgaagttAGTAACAAAGTCAGAAGATgcatcaaataataataataataataataatataacaataataatagtttatGATAAGTCCTATTGATGATTGATAagagttttaatattttattttaaatgaacaAGCATGAATAGTGACAACACCTAACATTCACcaatatgattaataatatttaatataaagtttattattttaattatcttgTATTGGTCTTCCATTGTTGAAAATATGCTTCACCCTTTTAATAGATCTAACAGAAGTGAATTCAAATTAATCGACTCATTGATAAAGACAGATTCACACATTTGACATTTGAATTCGttaatcttttaaatttatgaattcgTATCTACTTTAGTATTGATTGCAAGTTTTAGCAAGTATTCACACATATATTATGCTACGCCACGAAATCATAGGTTTCAAATAAACCCACAACTACAACATCAGGTCTTAAAACTTTGATTTTGCCTCGATTAATCTTAAAGATCTCGAGTTCAAGCATTTGAAAATAAATCGCGCTTTTATAGAGGGAACTTAAGATTTTGTTTAGGTGTCCTACGCGTTGATCTCAACATGTGAAAGCATAGGTTTTGTTGATTAATCCTACAAGTTGGCAATATTCAAATGCCAAGGACCTTGATAGATGGGTATCGTGTGAGTCAATGATTCACGTATCAAACATTAAACTGATAAAAATAGATACTACTACACGTTGATCTTAGCAAAAAGACCGAGAAAGGTATATTTTCGTCTCCAGAAATGTTCTATATCAActtcaaacattaaaaactTTGTAATTTTCGACTCTCGAATTTCGAAACAAGTGAATCAAAATAATGACAGTAGCCTTCAAAGCAATTACTTCAAACTGTAGTTACCTATCAAAAAACAAAAGTTTTTGCTCAGTTCAACTGAAAACTCAACAGGGAGAGTTCTCTTAGGGAAGAAAGTATGATCATAATCAAACGATAGCACCCAAATAGTCTTTGCTCGGACCTTCCAAAAATGTTGCTACCCACAGAGGATCCTCGAAAAGATACATAGCTTGTGGAGGATCCGAATCCGATACACATCAGTTGGTATATCTTTGAAGAGCCCAAGCATATGTCTCAACTGTTCCACTCCACATCAAATTCCAAGACATGTCTCCTTTTTAACTGCAAGATTAATCGGATCCAAGttaattttctttgatgaaacTGCAGGACATGCATCACAAGGTTTATTTCCGAAAACTATCTTATCTACAATCGAAAATTAAGTGGCTTGGGGATGAACTATgataactcaaccccaaaagctagcttgAAAGGATAGAATTGTCCAAGTTTATATAACTATAAGTAATCACAAATCATTACAAACCAAAGAGGAACTCTACCCCGCTTAAATACCCCCGCACACCCAGACTGCCAACTAGAATGTGAGCAATATAACATGGGTCCTCAAATAGGAACTATTATAGGCATGATATAGTCCTAGCGTCAACTCAACCACAAAAACTAGGGGGCGGGGGGGAATTGTTAAAGTTCATATAAGGAGACTATCAGCTCATTTTCACACCAATGTCGGACTCTGATACTCCGGCACGCCCAGACCGCCAAGAGTATATGGGGGCCAAAACAGGACGAACTAGACTCCGATACACTCAACTCCAAAGGTTATCTTAAAAAGAGAAATTGCCCAAGTCCGTGTTAGGAGACCACCAACCCA
The nucleotide sequence above comes from Solanum pennellii chromosome 9, SPENNV200. Encoded proteins:
- the LOC107031254 gene encoding fructose-bisphosphate aldolase 6, cytosolic, translated to MSCYKGKYADELIKNATYIGTPGKGILAADESTGTIGKRLSSINVENVESNRRALRELLFCTPGCLQYLSGVILFEETLYQKTAAGKPFVEVMKEAGVLPGIKVDKGTVELPGTDGETTTQGLDGLAERCQKYYEAGARFAKWRAVLKIGANEPSQLAINDNANGLARYAIICQQNGLVPIVEPEILVDGAHDIKKCADVTERVLAACYKALNDHHVLLEGTLLKPNMVTPGSESPKVAPEVIAEYTVRALQRTMPPAVPAVVFLSGGQSEEEATVNLNAMNKLQTKKPWSLSFSFGRALQQSTLKAWGGKEENVQKAQAAFLTRCKANSEATLGKYAGASNLSEGASESLHVKDYKY